One Streptococcus sp. DTU_2020_1001019_1_SI_AUS_MUR_006 DNA window includes the following coding sequences:
- a CDS encoding peptide ABC transporter substrate-binding protein: protein MKKSRILAVAGVSLLAAGVLAACSNTNSNAGSSNAKLASDYKYVYSVDPETLDYVVNNVDSTSFVTTNAVDGLLANDKYGNLVPSIAESWTVSQDGLTYTYKIRKDAKWVTAEGEEYAPVKAQDFVTGLKHAVEGKSKGLSVISSSIKGLSAYINGETNDFSTVGVKAVDDNTLEYTLNQPETFWNDKTTNGVMMPINEDFLKSKGEGFGAPTDPSSILYNGPFVLKAITAKSSIEMAKNDAYWDKDAVKIQNIKFTYWDGKDQDVVAKGFSEGQYSKARIYPTSSTYEKYASEFKDNIYFSEPGSAIATVSVNYGRSTYNHTSKTTDSQKESTRKALLNKEFRQALNFAVDRNSYSAQTNGTEGAAVAIRNTFTPYNLPVGDKQFGELVEESLSKTNSGTWSNISLADSQNGLYNEEKAKAAFAKAKESLKAEGVEFPIHLDALTIQESTAVVNRVQSLKQSIENVLGSDNVVIDLQQMTQAEALPLSFSAPTAKEQDWDIHTLTGWNPDYQDPSTFLDQYTIKGGNTRLLMGIDKDTDASVIQKLGLSDYEKLVDEANKENQDVQKRYEKYALAQAWLTDNGLTIPVMAGPKETAVSFVSKVIPFTSSYSAAGLKGETSGYLKYTEVGEKPITKEEYQKAREKWLKEKAASNEKAQKELASHVK from the coding sequence ATGAAAAAAAGTCGGATTCTTGCAGTAGCGGGGGTGTCCTTGCTTGCGGCAGGAGTGCTTGCTGCATGTTCAAACACGAATTCAAATGCAGGTTCAAGCAATGCAAAATTAGCATCAGATTATAAATACGTTTATTCAGTTGATCCAGAAACATTGGATTATGTTGTTAACAACGTTGATTCTACTTCTTTTGTAACTACAAATGCAGTAGATGGTTTGCTTGCTAATGATAAATATGGCAACCTCGTACCATCGATTGCTGAATCATGGACAGTTTCACAAGATGGTTTGACTTACACTTATAAAATCCGTAAGGATGCTAAGTGGGTTACTGCTGAAGGAGAAGAATACGCTCCAGTTAAAGCCCAAGACTTTGTGACAGGGTTGAAACACGCGGTAGAAGGAAAATCAAAAGGGCTGTCTGTTATTAGTTCTTCAATTAAAGGACTCAGCGCTTACATTAACGGTGAAACAAACGACTTTTCAACTGTTGGAGTAAAAGCAGTTGATGATAACACTCTGGAATATACCTTGAATCAGCCAGAGACTTTCTGGAATGATAAAACAACAAATGGCGTGATGATGCCAATCAATGAAGATTTCCTTAAATCTAAAGGGGAAGGCTTTGGTGCACCTACAGATCCATCTTCTATTTTGTATAATGGACCATTTGTTTTGAAAGCAATCACAGCTAAGTCTTCAATCGAAATGGCTAAGAATGATGCCTATTGGGATAAAGATGCAGTTAAAATTCAAAACATTAAATTTACATACTGGGATGGGAAAGACCAAGATGTTGTTGCTAAAGGATTCTCAGAAGGACAATACAGTAAAGCTCGTATTTATCCTACTAGCTCAACATACGAAAAATATGCGTCTGAGTTCAAAGACAACATCTACTTTAGCGAACCAGGATCAGCCATCGCTACTGTCAGTGTGAACTATGGTCGTTCAACTTATAACCACACTTCAAAAACAACAGATAGCCAAAAAGAATCTACAAGAAAAGCCTTGCTAAATAAAGAATTCCGTCAAGCCCTAAACTTTGCGGTAGATCGTAATTCTTACTCAGCACAGACAAATGGCACAGAAGGAGCTGCAGTTGCAATCCGTAATACTTTCACACCATATAATCTTCCAGTTGGTGACAAACAATTTGGTGAACTTGTAGAAGAAAGTCTTTCGAAGACAAACTCAGGCACATGGTCAAACATTTCACTTGCTGATTCGCAAAATGGTCTCTACAATGAAGAAAAAGCTAAAGCAGCCTTTGCAAAAGCAAAAGAAAGCTTGAAAGCTGAAGGGGTAGAATTCCCAATCCACTTGGATGCTCTAACAATCCAAGAATCTACAGCTGTTGTAAACCGTGTTCAATCACTTAAACAATCTATTGAAAACGTACTTGGATCAGACAATGTTGTAATCGATCTTCAACAAATGACTCAAGCAGAAGCATTACCACTTTCATTCAGTGCTCCAACAGCAAAAGAACAAGACTGGGATATTCATACTTTGACTGGATGGAATCCAGATTATCAGGATCCATCAACTTTCTTAGACCAGTACACGATTAAAGGCGGAAATACTCGCTTGCTTATGGGTATTGACAAAGATACTGACGCATCAGTTATCCAAAAACTTGGTTTGTCTGACTATGAAAAATTAGTTGATGAAGCAAATAAAGAAAATCAAGATGTTCAAAAACGCTACGAAAAATATGCCCTTGCTCAAGCTTGGTTAACAGACAACGGTTTGACAATTCCTGTGATGGCAGGTCCAAAAGAAACCGCTGTATCATTTGTATCTAAAGTTATTCCATTTACTTCTTCTTACTCAGCTGCGGGTCTTAAAGGAGAAACCTCAGGTTACTTGAAGTACACTGAGGTTGGTGAAAAACCTATTACAAAAGAAGAATACCAAAAAGCTCGTGAAAAATGGCTCAAAGAAAAAGCTGCATCAAACGAAAAAGCTCAAAAAGAATTAGCGAGTCATGTGAAATAA